CTCCAGCCAGAAAGCCAGCCCTCCTTCGGGCCTTGAAAAATTCACCTTACCGGAAAGATGCTCCCGGAGCAGGCCGTCGAAAAGATCGCGGCGGGCCTTATATACCGCTGTAGCCCGTTTCAGGTGCCGCTTGATTTCTCCTTCTTTCACCAATTGCAGGATCGCCTGTTCCATGATATTATCTCCCTGTACATCGATGATGCGCCGCAGCTGCCCTACTTTCCCGATAAAACCACGACTGGAGGCCAGGTAACCGATACGCAATGCAGGCGCTACAATCTTGCTCATAGTGCCTACATAGATATAATTCTCCAGGTTCTCATAACTGCAAATCGGCAACACAGGCCGCTGCCCGAAATGAAATTCATTGTCGTAGTCGTCTTCTATGATCGTAAATCCGTATTCATTAGACAGCGCAATCAGCTCCAGCCGCCGCTGCAGGCTCATTGTAACGGTGGTAGGATACTGATGATGCGGCGTGATATATACGGCCCTGATGCTGCGATATCGCCTGAGATACTTTTTCAGTTCTTCCGTTATCAATCCCTCTTTATCTACTCCAACAGGCAGCAGTCGCGCTCCTGCCTGTTCAAATGCCTGCCAGGCGGGCTTATAGCCCGGGTGCTCGATTACTACATCATCGCCCTTGCCAAGCAGGCAGTGGGCCGATAAATACATCGCCATCTGGCTACCGCGGGTAATAAACACATCATCGGCGTTGAGGCGCATACCCCGGCGATAGTTCAGCATCTGTACAATGGCAAGCCGGAAGGCCGGATCATCGGTTTCGTTGCTGTACCCCATCATCTGCCAGCGGCCCTTGCGGTGAAAGATCTGCCGGTAGGCACGCGCCAGTTCATTGATCGGCGCAATACGGCTATCGGGCTGACCGTCGTCGAATATTACAGCAGGCTTCGGTGCGGCCGCCTTGTTTTTCTCCGGTTTATGTTGTTCCGGTTTGACAGCTTTGATGACCGGCAAATCCTCTGCTACAAATGTTCCCAGGCGTTCTCTCGATTCCAGCCATCCTTCTGCCAGCAGCACATCCAGGGCCTCTACAATGGTGTTACGGTTTAACTGCAGCTGTGCCGCCAGCTGCCGGCTGCCGGGCAATGCATCGCCACTACGGAGCTTTCCACTTTTAACAGCAGCGATGATGGCATCGGCAATCTGCATGTATACTGCTTTCCCACTGTGATGATTGATCGTGATATTCAATTCCCAAGGTCGTAGCATCTGGACTACCTGATTTTATGATTTCTGTACTATTTACCTAGTCCAAAGGTAATCTACTTTTGTTATGCAATCATGCAATGGCTTTAAAAAATGAGATCATGGAAGTAAAAGACAAACAATTTTCCTCAAAGGATTTTCACCAGACCTTTGCGCGTCCTAAGTATGTGAAACCTGCCAAACTGCTGCACAGGAACGTTGAGCAGGCAGGTGAGCACAGCCAGTTTTCTTCCGAAAGAAAGCACCCGGTATTTTTTGTGGATCTTCCAACGAAGAATGTAAGTATGACGATAGGCGGATTATTGCCGGGGCAGCTCACCAACCGTCACCGGCATACTTATGAAACGGTTCTTTATGTATTGGAAGGAAAAGGATATACAGAAGTGGAAGATGAAAAAGTAGAATGGCAGGCAGGCGATGCGGTATACATTCCGTCGTGGGCCTGGCACCGTCATCAGAATCTGAGCGATAGTGAGCCGGCAAAATATATCGCCTGCGAAAATGCGCCGCAATTACAGCACCTGGGCGTTGCGCTGCGCGAAGAAGAAGGCAGGGATCTGTAGCAATCTTCCCGATGGCTGGCTGCCGGAAAGCAGCCGGCTTTTTTCCATCTCCCTACAATAACAACAAAAATAACAGACACATGAAACATGCACATACGCTGGAAGGAATCATTGCCTACCCTATCACACCATTTGATGTAAATGAACAGATAGATATTCCTTTGTTTAAACAACTAACAGAACGACTGGTCACTTCCGGCGCCAATGCCATCGCGCCGTTGGGCAGCACAGGTGTTTTACCTTATCTGAATGATAGCGAGAAAGAAGCCATCACAACAGCTGCCCTGCAACAGGTCGATGGCAGGATACCGGTGATGGTAGGCGTTTCCAACCTCACTACGGAGCGAACCATCTATCATGCGCGCTTTGCAGAAAAAGCCGGCGCCAGCGCCGTGATGATCATCCCGATGAGCTACTGGCGCTTATCCGACAATGAAATAGTAGCCCATTACGATGCAGTGGCTTCCAGCATCTCGATTCCTATCATGGCATACAACAACCCGGCAACGGGTGGTGTGGATATGTCACCCGCACTGCTGAAGCGTTTGCTGAAAATCCCCAACGTAACAATGATCAAGGAAAGCACCGGCGATGTACAACGCATGCATTACCTGCGTAAGGAGTTGGGTGAAGAGGTTGCATTCTACAATGGCTCCAATCCTATTGCCCTCGACGCATTTGCCGCCGGCGCCAGGGGATGGTGCACAGCAGCGCCTAACCTGATTCCGGATCTGAACAAGGGCCTCTACGAAGCAGTGCTGGCGAACGATCTCAGCAAAGCCAGAACCTTGTTCTACGAACAACAGCAGCTGTTACAATTTATTTCTGCCAGGGGATTGCCCCGGACCATTAAGGCGGGCCTGGAGCTATTGGATATTGATGCGGGTTATCTGCGCAGCCCGCTCAAACCATTGACGCAGGAAGATGTGGAGGCGCTTAGCAGGATGCTGCCAGCGGTTAACTGTTAGCAGCTTCCGGTTGCGATAGTGTTAAATAAGAATTTATCTTGTACGAGCACTCGCTGGCCGGGCTGTTTTTTGCTCAGAAAGCTGGCAATGAAACCTGCCCGGCAGCGGGTGCGTACAATAGTGGCGAAAAATATGGCACTGTGGTTATCAACCCCGCTCGCGGCCAACCATTTTTCCCAGCTGCTTTCCAGCCTTTGCGTAGGCCTGCCCTATCCTCGGCCCGGTGGCAAACTGGCCTTTCCCCGCCCTGACATCATTTAACATGATTTTGCAAACAGACTTCTTCATATTCGCCTGATCAAATATTTCCACTTCCAGGTTAATGCCTGCTTTATGCGAGGATACGCCAACATTATATCCTACTTCTATGAACTTTGTATTCACCACCATCACATATTTGGAGGAACTGGCGGTATCTTCGGAAAGTTTTATTTCCGCATTTTTGGTAAACTCCTCTGAAAAATTAGGCTCGTAGTGCTTTTTCCTGTCGGCCAGCCAGCTTTCCTCCCAGGCAGCACCACTGCCCGGTTCCTTCGCTTCTTTTTCAGCTTTTCTGCGCTTGATGTAAGCAGCTTCCCTGCCATCTTCGCCAACGATAAGCTTATTGTAAGCAAAAACTACTTTCATTTCAGTAACTCCCTTGAGGAAATCCAGTTTACCTTTTACAAGATCCTGGGCGCTCAGTACACCGGGGCAAACAATTGCTGCCATGAGCAGCAGGACATAAATCCGATTCATAGATATAGGTTTTGAATAAAGATAAAAAAAGGTTTTAGCTTTTTTTACAAATACAGCGAAGATTATATAGATTTAAAAGGTCAATGTAATCTTCGCTGCATTTTACTAAAAACTAAAGACTACTCGTAATTCACATTCCAGTTAAACCCATACTGATCCGTCAGACTTCCATGCCAGGCGCCCCAGAACTGCTTCTCAAACGGAAACCCCACCTTGCCCCCTGCCGCCAGGTCGTTGAATACTTTCTTCGCGCGGTCAAGACTGTCGTGAAACATCAGGGAAAGGGATACATCGCCGCCGGTTTTGTGGGTAGTTTTACCGGGGAAGGTATCGCTGGCATAGAGGATGATTTGCCCACCTGACTCCAGGCGTGCATGGAGTATCTTGTGCTGGTACGATGCAGGCGCATTCATTTCCGGCTGGTCGTAACGACTAACAATCACCAGCTCCACGCCCAGTATTTTTGTATAGAAATTCAATGCGTCTTCGCAATCGCCTTCATACATCAGGTAAGGCGTTACATTAACAGTTTCGTTGTTCATAATTTTTTATGTGAAGGTCCGGCTATTGGGGCATTATAAATTGTACATTTTAGACAACCGCTCTGCCAGAGCTGGTTGTATGACCTGCACAATAGTGAACTGTTCCTTCAGAAACTCGCGGGGAGAAAAGCGGGTCATCTGCCGGAACTCGCGGATAAAATGCGACTGGTCGTAATAGCCGCAATGGTAGCCGATACTGGTCAGTGAATCGAAGCGACCGGAGTACATCGCATGTACGGCGTTGCTGAACCTTTTTATACGAACCAGCTCTGATGGCGACACCCCAAGCACACGGCTGAACTTCCGTTCCAATGCTTTATAACTGAGGTTAAACTGCCGGAGCACATCCGCAATATTGGGTGCTTTTAATACAGCCGGCATACAGGTCAGGGCAAAGAGATAATCCGTATTGCCGGTATCCATCTTCCTTAACAAAAAATCATTGGTAATGCCTACCCTTTCGACATTACCGGGGGCTTCAAACAAACGCTCCTCCAGCTCCTTCAACTGCCGGCCCAGCAGCTCTTCCACCGTATAGAAACTATTGGCAAACAAATTTCCCGGAATACCGAAAAACGGATATGTTCCTCCCAGTTTAAAACGGATACAGAAGAAATGTTGCCGCCCCGGCTGTGAAATGCTGAGCGCTTCTTTGCGTATACCGATGACATGCGCTCCTTTGATTTTTACATATGCACCATCCCGGATATGGAAGTAATCATCACCGAAATTAAACATCAATTCTATTGTACCGTCTGGAATAAGACTTTCCTGTTCGCGGAAAGGAGGTTTCTCCGAGAAGGCCGACCAGTAGCACTCAATATATGCTGCAAGACGGGGATGAGGCGGATACTCGAGGTATTCCATGGTATGAAATTACGAATTCGTAATTAGGATTTACGAAATAATGGGAAGATAATAACGAAAATAAGGCTCGCGTTTACTATCTTCCCGCTATTTCGCAATTCGTAATTTAAATTCATGGACGACCAAAAACTGTTGGCTTATTTAAGTTCGGACAACGAGTTGGCATTTGAAGGGATCTTCCGGAAGTATTTTGTTCCGCTGACAGGTTTTGCAAATGCTTACCTCAATAATCCGGAACAGGCCAAAGACATGGTACAGGCTGTATTGCTGCGTCTGTGGGAGCAAAGGGAATCGCTGGAAATACATACCGCCCTGAAACCCTACCTGTACAATGCGGTCAGGAACAGTTGTCTGAACGAATTACAAAAAAACAAAACACAACAGAAACGATTGTCGGCCTTCCTTCCCGAAACAAGTGAAGTGATCAATTCCCGTATTGAATATGCAGAGCTCCGCCAACAGATACACCACGCTATAGCCGCCCTGCCGGAAGAGTGCCGCAGGATATTCATATTAAGCCGCTTCGAAAAGCGCCGTTATAGTGAAATTGCCACCCAGCTGGGTATTTCTGTTAAAACAGTGGAGGCACAGATCAGCAAAGCTTTGAGGATACTAAGAGTACGACTGGCGGGCCTTTTCCTTGTTTTCTTATTTTTTTTAAGAAATTTTTTCTGATGACGTAAGGGTAGGGATATTTTTTTCTGTCTTGTAGATACTTTATGCATCCAATTGATCAAACAGACTGGGAATTAATCAGCAGGTACCTGGGAGGCACTGCTTCGGAAACAGAGATCGAACAGGTAAAAGCCTGGGCTGCCCTCGCGCCGGCCAATACCCAACTGCTGGAAGAAATGCAACAGCTGTGGGAACAATCGGCCGAAGCTGCCGTATATGAGCAGATAGACCTCGAATCGGAATGGGCAAGGATGCAGGAGCAGATGAACGACGGCCGGAAAATGCAGCCCACGCGTAAACGTTATGGCAACTGGTGGAAATGGGCCGCTGTATTCCTCCTGCTGGCAGGAAGCGGATGGTGGGCTTTC
The genomic region above belongs to Chitinophaga sp. 180180018-3 and contains:
- a CDS encoding VOC family protein; protein product: MNNETVNVTPYLMYEGDCEDALNFYTKILGVELVIVSRYDQPEMNAPASYQHKILHARLESGGQIILYASDTFPGKTTHKTGGDVSLSLMFHDSLDRAKKVFNDLAAGGKVGFPFEKQFWGAWHGSLTDQYGFNWNVNYE
- a CDS encoding dihydrodipicolinate synthase family protein, translating into MKHAHTLEGIIAYPITPFDVNEQIDIPLFKQLTERLVTSGANAIAPLGSTGVLPYLNDSEKEAITTAALQQVDGRIPVMVGVSNLTTERTIYHARFAEKAGASAVMIIPMSYWRLSDNEIVAHYDAVASSISIPIMAYNNPATGGVDMSPALLKRLLKIPNVTMIKESTGDVQRMHYLRKELGEEVAFYNGSNPIALDAFAAGARGWCTAAPNLIPDLNKGLYEAVLANDLSKARTLFYEQQQLLQFISARGLPRTIKAGLELLDIDAGYLRSPLKPLTQEDVEALSRMLPAVNC
- a CDS encoding RNA polymerase sigma-70 factor; translated protein: MDDQKLLAYLSSDNELAFEGIFRKYFVPLTGFANAYLNNPEQAKDMVQAVLLRLWEQRESLEIHTALKPYLYNAVRNSCLNELQKNKTQQKRLSAFLPETSEVINSRIEYAELRQQIHHAIAALPEECRRIFILSRFEKRRYSEIATQLGISVKTVEAQISKALRILRVRLAGLFLVFLFFLRNFF
- a CDS encoding AraC family transcriptional regulator; protein product: MEYLEYPPHPRLAAYIECYWSAFSEKPPFREQESLIPDGTIELMFNFGDDYFHIRDGAYVKIKGAHVIGIRKEALSISQPGRQHFFCIRFKLGGTYPFFGIPGNLFANSFYTVEELLGRQLKELEERLFEAPGNVERVGITNDFLLRKMDTGNTDYLFALTCMPAVLKAPNIADVLRQFNLSYKALERKFSRVLGVSPSELVRIKRFSNAVHAMYSGRFDSLTSIGYHCGYYDQSHFIREFRQMTRFSPREFLKEQFTIVQVIQPALAERLSKMYNL
- a CDS encoding cupin domain-containing protein, whose amino-acid sequence is MEVKDKQFSSKDFHQTFARPKYVKPAKLLHRNVEQAGEHSQFSSERKHPVFFVDLPTKNVSMTIGGLLPGQLTNRHRHTYETVLYVLEGKGYTEVEDEKVEWQAGDAVYIPSWAWHRHQNLSDSEPAKYIACENAPQLQHLGVALREEEGRDL
- a CDS encoding PLP-dependent aminotransferase family protein, with the translated sequence MLRPWELNITINHHSGKAVYMQIADAIIAAVKSGKLRSGDALPGSRQLAAQLQLNRNTIVEALDVLLAEGWLESRERLGTFVAEDLPVIKAVKPEQHKPEKNKAAAPKPAVIFDDGQPDSRIAPINELARAYRQIFHRKGRWQMMGYSNETDDPAFRLAIVQMLNYRRGMRLNADDVFITRGSQMAMYLSAHCLLGKGDDVVIEHPGYKPAWQAFEQAGARLLPVGVDKEGLITEELKKYLRRYRSIRAVYITPHHQYPTTVTMSLQRRLELIALSNEYGFTIIEDDYDNEFHFGQRPVLPICSYENLENYIYVGTMSKIVAPALRIGYLASSRGFIGKVGQLRRIIDVQGDNIMEQAILQLVKEGEIKRHLKRATAVYKARRDLFDGLLREHLSGKVNFSRPEGGLAFWLEPNGRTNLVKLAETLQQHGIQVAHPERYSYGEPVNGLRLGYASLGEKQLEAGVKGIGRWL